One window of Phoenix dactylifera cultivar Barhee BC4 unplaced genomic scaffold, palm_55x_up_171113_PBpolish2nd_filt_p 000402F, whole genome shotgun sequence genomic DNA carries:
- the LOC103697873 gene encoding myricetin 3-O-glucosyl 1,2-rhamnoside 6'-O-caffeoyltransferase AT2-like → MSFFSVTKLAPTLVAPSEPTPSGNLPLSFMDQLPASRFLVDSIHVFGHGQEPGMVIKAALSKALVPYYPVAGRLAMSDQGELEVACTRDGVWFVEASVDRSLKDLNHLELPLAVPKEELLPYLSPEVEKDLIVMMQVTQFSCGGFVVGMRSSHAMFDGLGAAQFVRAIADIAKGLAQPMIRPIWCREAIPSPPPKLPSLRPPPPSLTAHPFVTFLLDISLDRINETKSKFTKETGKYCSKFDILTAKVWQSRARAIGLKPGADVRLGFAANARHLMHQLLPPKGGYYGNCAYPMTITAPSEKITDSSLFEVINLIREAKESLGSRFAKWLVGDPEGDPFRVPVDYGLLCFSDWSRVGFYEVDYGWGQPIHVGPLDDNSFIASCILLNPPAPKQGVRLITRCVVEEQLGAFQDQMANLV, encoded by the exons ATGAGCTTCTTTTCCGTGACCAAGTTGGCTCCAACACTGGTTGCCCCCAGCGAGCCAACGCCGTCCGGCAATCTCCCCCTCTCCTTCATGGACCAGCTTCCGGCCTCGAGGTTCTTGGTCGACTCAATACATGTGTTCGGGCATGGCCAGGAGCCTGGAATGGTCATAAAGGCCGCACTGTCCAAAGCCCTGGTCCCTTACTACCCTGTCGCCGGCCGGCTTGCCATGTCCGACCAAGGGGAGCTAGAGGTCGCTTGCACCAGGGATGGCGTATGGTTCGTCGAGGCATCGGTCGACCGCAGCCTCAAAGATCTTAACCACCTTGAATTGCCTCTAGCTGTCCCTAAGGAGGAGCTCCTTCCATACCTGTCTCCTGAAGTTGAGAAGGATCTCATTGTGATGATGCAG GTGACACAATTTTCGTGCGGGGGATTCGTGGTCGGGATGAGATCGAGCCATGCAATGTTTGATGGGCTTGGAGCAGCCCAATTTGTGCGAGCAATTGCAGATATAGCGAAAGGCCTTGCGCAGCCCATGATCAGGCCCATCTGGTGCAGGGAAGCCATCCCCAGCCCACCACCCAAGCTCCCATCGCtacgtcctcctcctccatcccTCACCGCCCATCCCTTCGTGACTTTCTTGTTAGATATCTCCCTCGACCGGATCAACGAGACCAAAAGCAAATTCACAAAAGAGACGGGGAAATACTGCTCCAAATTTGACATCTTAACTGCAAAAGTATGGCAATCCAGAGCCCGAGCAATAGGTCTCAAGCCGGGGGCTGATGTCCGGCTTGGCTTCGCCGCCAATGCTCGTCACTTGATGCACCAATTGCTGCCCCCAAAAGGAGGCTACTATGGAAACTGTGCCTACCCGATGACCATCACTGCACCAAGTGAGAAGATCACGGATTCGTCGCTTTTTGAGGTTATAAATTTGATCAGAGAGGCTAAAGAGAGTCTCGGGAGCAGGTTTGCAAAGTGGTTGGTGGGAGACCCCGAGGGGGACCCATTTAGAGTGCCGGTGGACTATGGGCTGCTGTGTTTCTCGGATTGGAGCCGGGTTGGGTTCTATGAGGTGGACTACGGGTGGGGACAGCCCATCCATGTCGGCCCATTGGATGATAACAGCTTCATAGCCTCCTGCATCCTTCTCAACCCACCTGCACCCAAGCAAGGAGTGAGGTTGATCACACGCTGTGTTGTTGAAGAACAATTAGGAGCCTTCCAGGATCAGATGGCGAACTTGGTCTAG
- the LOC103697872 gene encoding myricetin 3-O-glucosyl 1,2-rhamnoside 6'-O-caffeoyltransferase AT2-like — protein sequence MSFSVTKLAPALVGPCEPTPSSANLPLSPIDRAPGMRRLIDLFLVFGPGQHPAKVARKALSRALVSYYPVAGRFVVSDNGELSVACTGDGVWFVEASANCSLQDVNNLDRPFMIPKEQLIPCPPPQVKQEDVFFMLQVTEFACGGYVVGIRFNHAIFDGVGVAQFLKAIAELARGLAQPTVEPIWCREAIPNPPKLLPQGPPPVFKPLALEQSILDVSLHRIDQIKDQFTSETGQKCSKFDVVSALVWRCRTRAIDLEPQADVHLAFPVSTRRLLQEVLPEEEGYYGNCVYPMAITAPGEKIKNASMVEIVSLVREAKESVPAKFSKWVKGDPKEGPCMVPLEYGSLCVTNWSRVGFYEVDFGWGGPIRVAPLTEDDLVPWCILLESPAPMQGVRLLLRCVLKEHSEAFHDQIMSLV from the exons ATGAGCTTCTCCGTGACCAAGCTGGCTCCGGCCCTGGTTGGCCCCTGCGAGCCCACACCTTCTTCCGCCAACCTCCCCCTCTCCCCGATCGATCGGGCCCCTGGCATGAGGCGCCTGATCGACTTGTTCCTCGTGTTTGGGCCCGGTCAGCACCCGGCAAAGGTCGCGAGGAAAGCTTTGTCCAGGGCCTTGGTCTCCTACTACCCCGTCGCCGGCCGGTTCGTCGTGTCCGACAATGGCGAGCTCAGCGTGGCTTGCACCGGCGACGGCGTATGGTTCGTCGAGGCATCGGCAAATTGCAGCCTTCAAGATGTTAACAATCTCGATCGCCCTTTCATGATCCCAAAGGAACAGCTCATCCCCTGTCCTCCACCTCAAGTCAAGCAAGAGGATGTGTTCTTCATGCTGCAG GTCACAGAATTCGCGTGCGGAGGATATGTGGTCGGCATCAGATTCAATCACGCAATTTTTGATGGAGTCGGAGTAGCTCAATTCCTGAAAGCCATTGCGGAATTGGCCAGAGGTCTTGCACAGCCCACCGTCGAGCCAATCTGGTGCAGGGAGGCCATTCCCAACCCACCCAAGCTCCTGCCCCAGGGACCTCCGCCGGTCTTCAAACCTTTAGCCTTGGAGCAGAGCATATTAGATGTATCCCTGCACCGTATCGACCAGATCAAGGACCAATTCACGAGCGAGACGGGCCAGAAATGCTCCAAGTTCGACGTCGTGAGTGCGTTGGTATGGCGTTGCCGAACCCGAGCGATCGATTTGGAGCCCCAGGCCGACGTCCACCTAGCGTTTCCGGTGAGCACCCGTCGCTTGTTGCAGGAGGTGCTGCCCGAGGAGGAAGGTTACTACGGCAACTGCGTGTATCCGATGGCAATTACAGCGCCCGGCGAGAAGATAAAGAACGCGTCCATGGTTGAGATCGTGAGCTTGGTCAGAGAGGCTAAAGAGAGCGTGCCGGCGAAGTTCTCGAAATGGGTGAAGGGAGACCCCAAGGAGGGGCCGTGCATGGTGCCGCTGGAATACGGCTCGCTTTGCGTGACGAATTGGAGTCGGGTGGGGTTCTACGAGGTGGACTTTGGATGGGGTGGACCGATCCGAGTTGCTCCATTGACTGAGGACGACCTCGTCCCTTGGTGCATCTTGCTCGAGTCCCCTGCGCCCATGCAAGGCGTGCGATTGCTGCTGCGATGCGTCCTCAAGGAACACTCGGAAGCATTCCATGATCAAATCATGAGCTTGGTCTAG